A single genomic interval of Oscillospiraceae bacterium harbors:
- a CDS encoding TIGR00159 family protein: MPLEVFFSSGVNILSTIRLADYIDIIIVAYLIYQIAKFFKDTRAVQVLKGIVFLMVFVQLSKMFKLNTLNFILQNTMQVGLLAVFVLFQPEIRSALARVGKSGVSFFNFEGDEASSPTHKMIDAITNSAKSLSEKKIGALIIIEQSTKIGDIIGTGIPLNADVSTELLNNIFYPKAPLHDGAVIIGDGKVKAASCFLPLSQNDNLESELGTRHRAGLGITESSDCISVIVSEETGKISLACNGGLTRNLSPVVLKEALSKLLLKDENQKQTNLKNIVKKIKKK; encoded by the coding sequence ATGCCGCTTGAGGTATTTTTTTCTTCAGGAGTCAATATTCTCTCCACGATTCGTTTGGCAGATTACATTGATATTATCATTGTTGCATACTTAATTTACCAGATTGCCAAATTTTTTAAAGATACCAGAGCCGTGCAGGTTTTAAAAGGAATTGTATTCCTGATGGTATTTGTGCAATTATCCAAAATGTTCAAATTAAACACGTTAAACTTCATTCTGCAAAATACAATGCAAGTAGGGCTTTTAGCGGTGTTTGTATTGTTCCAACCGGAAATCCGTTCCGCTTTGGCACGTGTGGGAAAAAGCGGTGTATCCTTTTTCAATTTTGAAGGTGACGAAGCATCCAGTCCCACGCACAAAATGATTGATGCCATCACCAACTCTGCAAAATCGCTGTCTGAAAAAAAAATCGGAGCATTGATCATTATTGAGCAAAGCACAAAAATCGGTGATATTATCGGCACAGGAATCCCATTGAATGCAGATGTTTCCACCGAGCTTTTAAACAATATTTTCTATCCAAAAGCACCTCTCCACGATGGTGCAGTCATCATCGGAGACGGCAAAGTGAAAGCAGCATCCTGCTTCTTACCCCTTTCCCAGAATGACAATCTGGAATCTGAATTGGGTACCCGTCACCGTGCAGGTCTTGGAATTACTGAAAGCAGCGATTGCATCTCTGTGATTGTTTCAGAGGAAACCGGGAAAATTTCTTTGGCATGTAACGGTGGCTTAACCAGAAACCTAAGTCCCGTCGTATTGAAAGAAGCATTATCCAAACTGCTTTTAAAGGATGAAAATCAAAAACAGACGAACTTAAAGAACATTGTGAAAAAAATTAAGAAAAAATAA